DNA from Thermomicrobiales bacterium:
AGATCCTTGACGTAGGCGAGCTCTTCCGCGGTGGCATTGCGGCGGACGTGCTCCGTCCAGCCGGGCACCGAGGTGAGCTCGATGCTGGTGTAGCCCGCGGCGGCGGCGCCCGCCAGGCATTCCTCCAGCGTGTAGGTGTGGTAGCTATTGGTGCAAAAAGTCAATCGATCGGCCATGTGGTTCCTTCCTCCCGAGTGGAATCGGTTCTAGCTCTCGCTTGCGGCCCGAGCAGTGCCCTGATCGTTGGGATCGAACCAGGCAACTCCTGGCTTGAACGCCATGTACTCTGAAATCCATCCGTCTTCCCAGACAAAGGCAACCCGCACGAATGCGGGATCGCCGACCTCGAAAGGTGCGATGGCAATCTCCTTGCCCTCGATCCAGGGTTCGATTTCATCGACCACGTAGGCGACGTGGGGAGAGTTCTTGAATTCTTCGCTGAGATAGCTATCCGGCTCATAGCGGAGCCACTCGATCTTGCGTGGGTCGTCGTCCGGCTTGGTCACCCACACGCGGGTAGCCTCGACGAAGTTCTCGTTCGGCTGCGGATCGAAAGCGCGCAGTCCAACGTGATGAAAAGTTCGTGTTGCCATGATTCTCCTCGTAACGACACCCCGGCGTCCTGATCAAGCAAGAGCCGGGCGGACTAGCCACGTTCGGCAATCCGCCCGGCTCATCTCATCGGCGCTTCGTCAGCAACGCCGGGCCGTCAGCCGATCAGCCGGCTGGGGTGGCTTCCGCGCCGGCCATCGAGTCGGCGACCGCCTGGAATTCGGGATCGAGCACGAAGCCGGAAGCGTCTGCCTCGACCTGTGCGGCGTCGAAGGCATTCGCGCCATCGACGTAATCGTTGAAGATGACCGTGGTGGCGTCGACGGCATCGCCACCGCTCGCCTGGGCGCTGTCATCGAAGAAGGTTTGCCAACCCTCGACGCTGGCCCAGCCCCACTGTCCGCCGTTGCGGGCGTCCCAGTCGCCTCGGAAGACGTTGGCCAATTGCATGAGCGACTGGACGGCAACGTTCTTGTCCTGGAAGGTCTCGTTGAGCGCCGCCGAAATCTCAGGCGCCGCCATGGTGATCTGCGTCGCGGCAACCGGATTCAGATAGCCAAACTGGAGGCCCATCGCCCAACCCTTGAGGTAGTTGGTGTAGAGCTCTGCCAGGCTGGCATCCTCGAAGTCACTGCGGCGAATCTGGAACGAGTTCGCCGGGAAGACCGACCACTCGTACCCGAGGATATAATCGAAATCGAGCCCGGTGGCGAGCCACTGGGCGCGCAGGCCTTCCCAGGAGAGCGCGGCGTCGGCCTGGCCGGCCTGAAGCGTCTGCGCCCAACCGGAACCAGCTGCCACATAGTTGATCTTCGACGGATCGCCACCGGCCTGGACGACCATTGGGTCGACGATGGCCGCCCAGCCGATGTCTCCGAGCACAACCGTCTTGCCCTCGAGATCCTTCAGCGTGGCGATCCCTTCCGGGTTGCCCTTCGGGAGCGCGATGTCGAAGACGTCATAGGCGCCCATCTGGAATACCGACACCAGATCGAGACCGCCGTTGGTGATCGCGTCCGTGAAGACGCCCGGCGAGACATACGACATATCGGCGTCACCGTCCGCGACATTCTTCGCGGAAGAGGTCGACTCCATGATCGCCGGGAGCAGCTGGGTATCGATGTCACCGAAGTAGCCGAACTGCTTGCCCACCCAATAGGGATAGTCGTCGAGCACTTCCAGCGTTCCGCGAGGAGAAACCCAGACAACCGAGTTGCGCGCATCCTGGGCCGAAGCGCTCAAGCGCCCAAGGCCTCCGAACATCGGCAACGCCGCGCCTGCGACGCCAGCGGCGGCAGCCGTCGCCATAAAGCGGCGGCGGGACGAGCGGCGCTGCGAGGCGCCCAGTACGAGTTCATCGAAACGGCTCATTTGACCTCCTGTTCGTCTGGCGGGCCCACCTGGCTCGCCGGATTCCGTGGTGTCCTCGGTTCATCGTCGAACCGTATCTTGAACGGCGTCGATGCGCCGGTTCAATTCAAATGAAGATTAGGCCTGCCAACTGGCCCAGCGCTTGCCGATCCAATAAAAGATGACATAGATCAGGATGCCCAGCGTTGCGAGAATGACGATAATCGCCCAGAAGTTGGCCATCTGGATGCGCGACGAGTAGTACATCAAGCGGTTGCCAAGCCCTTCACCGGACCCGACAATCTCCGCGCCCACTGCCGTCAGCAACCCGAAGATGGCGCCGACCATCAGACCAACGATGATCATGGGCAAGGCCAGCGGGAACCGCACCTTGGTGAAAATCTGGAACGTACTCGCGCCGTACGAGCGGGCAAGGGCGAGTTTGGCCAGATCCGTCCGTCGGAACCCAGTGGCCGAATTGATCATGACCATCGGACCAGTGGCAAGCGCAACGGCGATGACACGAGGCTGGATGCCAAAACCGAGCTTCTGCACCAACAGCGGCACCAACGCGATCATCGGCGTCGTGACCAGCAACAGGATATAGGGTGTGACGATCTTCTCGGCGAAGGGGAACTGGGTGATCACGGCCGCCAGGATGATGCCGATCGAGGCGCCGATGAAGTAGCCGATGAAGAGCACCTTGAGCGTCACCAGCAGATGCGGCCAGTAGAGGGAGCGGAAGTTCTCCCACAGTGAACGGCCGATTTCGCTGGGCGCCGGAAAGGTGTACGCAGGCACATCGAAGACGCGCACGATGATTTCGAGACCGCCGATCACCCCGCAAGCGACCAGCAAGAGGATCACGACTTCCTTCCAATTGCTGGCGAAACCAGTCTCCGCCAGCGCGGACATGTTCGAGAGCCCAACCTCCTGGTTCTCTGCGCTGCTGTCTCCAAACGTTGGGATATTGTCGCCAAGAACGTCAGACATCGAACCTACTCTCCCACCTTGCTGGCTGAAACGCGCGCGACTCGCCGCGTCAGCTCGGCCACATGCTCGGGCCGGTACTCGCCCTCGATAATGGTGTCCTTGATCTCGAAAATCTTCTCGATAAACGGCGGCGAATACGTCTCCTCGATGGTGCGCGGGCGGGGAAGATCGATATCGAAGATGTGGGCGATGCGCCCCGGTCTCGGGGTCAGCACGACCACTCGGTCGGCCAGGAGAATCGCTT
Protein-coding regions in this window:
- a CDS encoding ABC transporter substrate-binding protein; translation: MSRFDELVLGASQRRSSRRRFMATAAAAGVAGAALPMFGGLGRLSASAQDARNSVVWVSPRGTLEVLDDYPYWVGKQFGYFGDIDTQLLPAIMESTSSAKNVADGDADMSYVSPGVFTDAITNGGLDLVSVFQMGAYDVFDIALPKGNPEGIATLKDLEGKTVVLGDIGWAAIVDPMVVQAGGDPSKINYVAAGSGWAQTLQAGQADAALSWEGLRAQWLATGLDFDYILGYEWSVFPANSFQIRRSDFEDASLAELYTNYLKGWAMGLQFGYLNPVAATQITMAAPEISAALNETFQDKNVAVQSLMQLANVFRGDWDARNGGQWGWASVEGWQTFFDDSAQASGGDAVDATTVIFNDYVDGANAFDAAQVEADASGFVLDPEFQAVADSMAGAEATPAG
- a CDS encoding ABC transporter permease; this translates as MSDVLGDNIPTFGDSSAENQEVGLSNMSALAETGFASNWKEVVILLLVACGVIGGLEIIVRVFDVPAYTFPAPSEIGRSLWENFRSLYWPHLLVTLKVLFIGYFIGASIGIILAAVITQFPFAEKIVTPYILLLVTTPMIALVPLLVQKLGFGIQPRVIAVALATGPMVMINSATGFRRTDLAKLALARSYGASTFQIFTKVRFPLALPMIIVGLMVGAIFGLLTAVGAEIVGSGEGLGNRLMYYSSRIQMANFWAIIVILATLGILIYVIFYWIGKRWASWQA